The Panacibacter microcysteis DNA window TTTTTCAGCAGCGCCGGGTATGTCAACGCGTGATACATCATACATACTTTTAAGCAACCAAAGTATTTTTTTGGGGTATACTGTTGTTAACTTTAAAAGATCAATCAATAAACAGGTTTATATGAAAGCATTGGTCATCGGCGCCACAGGCGCCACAGGAAGAGACCTGGTAAATATTTTACTCAACGATCCTGCATATACAGCGGTGGTCATTTTTGTACGGCGCAGCACAGGCATCGTACACCACAAATTGTCGGAGGTTATTACAGACTTCAGCAACCTGCTAAACATCAGCAGTGCTGTTAATGGAGATGTATGGTTTTCTGTTTTAGGCACCACGCTTAAAGTTGCGGGCACCAAAGAGAAGCAATGGCAGATCGATCATGACATACCATTGAATTTTGCCACCATTGCCAAACAAAACGGGGTAAAAAAAGGAGTGCTTTTATCAGCCTGGGGCGCGGCAGCAACGAGTAATATTTTTTA harbors:
- a CDS encoding NAD(P)H-binding protein, producing the protein MKALVIGATGATGRDLVNILLNDPAYTAVVIFVRRSTGIVHHKLSEVITDFSNLLNISSAVNGDVWFSVLGTTLKVAGTKEKQWQIDHDIPLNFATIAKQNGVKKGVLLSAWGAAATSNIFYSKMKGRLEDAIAGLSFEALIIFRPGLLLRENTDRTGERVSAAVLKFFNGIGLFQKFKPLPTTVLAAKLAKAPKKILQGKHIIALKEIFDF